In candidate division WOR-3 bacterium, the following are encoded in one genomic region:
- the cas4 gene encoding CRISPR-associated protein Cas4: MSEELLELSPADDESTPMLTPSEIIEHLFCPRFTYFMHCLKIPQHEKNRYIVMKGRQLHQEREKRNPDYLRKKIGCVKKELSVYLASRRLRVRGIVDEVLTLADGTMAPLDYKYTDYREWLFKTHRYQSVLYGMLIAETYQQPVSRGYICYVRSGAKLCEVVYRQQDYEHITGVIDEIFRIISTGRYPEATRHTARCIDCCYKNICV, translated from the coding sequence ATGAGCGAGGAACTGCTGGAGTTATCACCGGCAGATGACGAATCCACGCCGATGCTTACCCCTTCGGAGATTATTGAACACCTCTTTTGTCCGCGCTTTACCTACTTCATGCACTGCCTGAAGATTCCCCAGCACGAGAAGAACCGCTACATTGTGATGAAGGGCAGACAGCTCCATCAGGAACGGGAGAAGCGCAATCCGGACTATCTGCGGAAGAAGATTGGCTGTGTCAAAAAGGAGCTGAGCGTCTATCTGGCATCGCGCCGGCTGCGGGTGCGGGGCATTGTTGATGAGGTGCTGACGCTGGCTGATGGCACGATGGCGCCGCTGGACTACAAATACACCGATTACCGGGAATGGCTTTTCAAAACTCACCGTTACCAGTCGGTGCTTTACGGCATGCTCATTGCCGAGACCTACCAGCAGCCGGTCAGCCGCGGGTACATCTGCTATGTCCGCAGCGGGGCGAAACTGTGTGAGGTGGTTTACCGGCAGCAGGACTATGAACACATTACCGGTGTCATTGATGAGATATTCCGGATTATCAGCACGGGCAGGTATCCGGAGGCGACCCGGCACACTGCCCGCTGTATAGACTGCTGTTACAAAAATATTTGCGTCTGA